In a single window of the Streptomyces sp. NBC_00285 genome:
- a CDS encoding pyrimidine reductase family protein has protein sequence MRRLFPVTDETAIRSPEPGSGHDWSLAELATAYAYPELGPGPGTPEVWLRANMVSTIDGAAQHDGRSQPISTATDMRIFGTLRALADVVIAGAETVRQEGYRPARVRDEFAGMREAAGQGPVPAVAVITASLDLDFSLPLYTSPLVPTLILTGAAAAPDRIAAAEKAGARVVIAGDGVGVDPARAVRALAELGHTRLLTEGGPRLLGQLVAAGVLDELCLTLSPMLTAGGAQRIAGGPSVAVPARFVLDSLLEEDGFLFSRYRRA, from the coding sequence ATGCGACGCCTGTTCCCTGTGACCGACGAGACAGCGATCCGGAGCCCGGAGCCGGGGTCCGGTCATGACTGGAGTCTCGCCGAGCTGGCCACCGCCTACGCGTACCCCGAGCTCGGCCCCGGCCCCGGCACCCCCGAGGTCTGGCTGCGCGCCAACATGGTCTCCACGATCGACGGCGCCGCCCAGCACGACGGCCGTTCGCAGCCCATCTCCACCGCGACCGACATGCGGATCTTCGGGACGCTGCGGGCGCTGGCGGACGTGGTGATCGCCGGTGCGGAAACGGTACGCCAGGAGGGGTACCGGCCCGCACGCGTGCGTGACGAGTTCGCGGGGATGCGGGAGGCGGCCGGACAGGGCCCGGTTCCGGCGGTCGCGGTGATCACCGCGAGTCTGGACCTGGACTTCTCGCTCCCGCTGTACACCTCGCCCCTGGTGCCCACGCTGATCCTCACGGGCGCCGCGGCGGCCCCGGACCGGATCGCCGCGGCCGAGAAGGCGGGCGCGCGGGTGGTGATCGCCGGGGACGGTGTCGGCGTGGACCCCGCCCGGGCCGTACGGGCGCTGGCCGAACTCGGGCACACCCGGCTGCTGACCGAGGGCGGCCCCCGGCTGCTGGGCCAGCTGGTGGCCGCCGGGGTGCTCGACGAGCTGTGTCTGACCCTGTCCCCGATGCTCACGGCGGGGGGCGCGCAGCGCATCGCCGGGGGGCCGTCGGTCGCGGTCCCGGCCCGGTTCGTACTGGACTCCCTGCTGGAGGAGGACGGGTTCCTCTTCAGCAGGTACCGCAGGGCGTGA
- a CDS encoding indole-3-glycerol phosphate synthase gives MFTSVLMIEKALTSADVEFVTTLHGDESVAFHVLLQPRGDQADRLLRAIDDVALGELDEAVRERETPEGEAAKDVGQQALEVSLQALRVSGSAAEGRLIEDHPLDALKRLVEEIGADEVIVLTDPHYVEEFFHRDWASRARHKVGVPVLKLFSHSKA, from the coding sequence GTGTTCACAAGCGTTTTGATGATCGAGAAGGCCCTGACGTCCGCCGACGTGGAGTTCGTCACCACCTTGCACGGTGACGAGTCCGTCGCGTTCCATGTGCTGCTCCAGCCGCGCGGCGACCAGGCCGACCGGTTGCTGCGGGCCATCGACGACGTGGCGCTGGGCGAGCTGGACGAAGCGGTCCGGGAGCGCGAGACACCCGAGGGCGAGGCCGCGAAGGACGTCGGGCAGCAGGCACTGGAGGTGTCCCTCCAGGCACTCAGAGTCTCCGGGAGCGCGGCGGAGGGGCGGCTCATCGAGGACCACCCGCTGGACGCGCTGAAGCGGCTGGTCGAGGAGATCGGCGCCGACGAGGTGATCGTCCTGACCGACCCCCACTACGTGGAGGAGTTCTTCCACCGGGACTGGGCGTCCCGCGCACGTCACAAGGTGGGCGTCCCGGTGCTGAAGCTGTTCTCGCACAGCAAGGCATAG
- the murC gene encoding UDP-N-acetylmuramate--L-alanine ligase — MAPGLPTAMDRPHFIGIGGAGMSGIAKILAQRGAKVAGSDARESATAEALRALGATVHIGHAAQHLASDATCVVVSSAIRADNPELARAAELGIPVVHRSDALASLMYGLRPIAVAGTHGKTTTTSMLAVSLSTLGLRPSYAIGGDLDAPGSNALHGDGEIFVAEADESDRSFHKYAPEVAIVLNVELDHHANYASMEEIYESFETFVERITEGGTLVINADHEGARELTRRVTAGGVRVVTYGDSKDADVRVLSVVPQGLKSEVTVLLDGAELTFAVSVPGRHYAHNAVAALAAGVALGVPAAELAPALAAYTGVKRRLQLKGEAAGVQVIDSYAHHPTEMTADLEAMRAAAGDARILVVFQPHLFSRTQELGKEMGEALALADGSLVLDIYPAREDPVPGVTSALIIDAARAAGADVTAVHDGAEVPSAVAGMAKAGDLVLTMGAGDVTDLGPLILDRLAK; from the coding sequence ATGGCACCCGGCCTTCCTACCGCCATGGACCGACCGCACTTCATCGGTATCGGTGGGGCCGGGATGTCGGGGATCGCGAAGATCCTCGCGCAGCGCGGGGCGAAGGTGGCCGGCAGCGACGCCAGGGAGTCCGCGACCGCCGAGGCGCTGCGCGCGCTGGGGGCGACCGTGCACATCGGGCACGCGGCGCAGCACCTGGCGTCCGACGCCACCTGTGTGGTCGTGTCGTCGGCGATCCGGGCCGACAACCCGGAGCTCGCCCGGGCGGCCGAGCTCGGCATCCCCGTGGTGCACCGGTCCGACGCCCTCGCCTCGCTGATGTACGGACTGCGGCCGATCGCCGTCGCGGGCACCCACGGCAAGACGACCACGACCTCGATGCTGGCGGTCTCCCTGTCCACGCTGGGGCTGCGACCGTCGTACGCGATCGGCGGCGACCTGGACGCCCCCGGCTCCAACGCCCTGCACGGCGACGGCGAGATCTTCGTCGCCGAGGCCGACGAGTCGGACCGCAGCTTCCACAAGTACGCCCCCGAGGTCGCGATCGTCCTCAACGTCGAACTCGACCACCACGCCAACTACGCGTCGATGGAAGAGATCTACGAGTCCTTCGAGACGTTCGTGGAGCGCATCACCGAGGGCGGCACCCTGGTGATCAACGCGGACCACGAAGGGGCGCGGGAGCTGACCCGGCGGGTCACGGCCGGCGGCGTGCGCGTGGTGACGTACGGCGACTCGAAGGACGCCGACGTACGCGTGCTGTCGGTCGTCCCGCAGGGACTGAAGAGCGAGGTCACCGTCCTGCTCGACGGTGCGGAGCTCACCTTCGCGGTCTCCGTGCCCGGCCGTCACTACGCGCACAACGCGGTGGCCGCGCTGGCCGCGGGAGTCGCGCTCGGGGTCCCCGCCGCCGAGCTGGCGCCCGCCCTGGCCGCGTACACCGGCGTCAAGCGCCGGCTCCAGCTGAAGGGCGAGGCGGCAGGGGTGCAGGTCATCGACTCCTACGCCCACCACCCCACCGAGATGACGGCCGACCTGGAGGCCATGCGCGCGGCGGCCGGTGACGCCCGCATCCTGGTCGTCTTCCAGCCCCACCTGTTCTCGCGGACACAGGAACTCGGCAAGGAGATGGGCGAGGCGCTCGCGCTGGCCGACGGCTCGCTCGTCCTGGACATCTACCCGGCCCGCGAGGACCCGGTCCCCGGGGTGACGAGCGCGCTGATCATCGACGCGGCACGGGCCGCCGGCGCGGACGTGACAGCGGTCCACGACGGGGCGGAGGTGCCGTCGGCGGTCGCGGGAATGGCGAAGGCAGGTGATCTCGTTCTCACCATGGGCGCGGGCGACGTCACCGACCTCGGCCCGCTGATCCTGGACCGTCTCGCGAAGTAA
- the msrB gene encoding peptide-methionine (R)-S-oxide reductase MsrB: MSYDVEKPDEQWRAELNPAEYSVLRQAATEPAFTGEYTDTKTEGVYSCRACGAELFTSTTKFESHCGWPSFYDPKDTDAVELIEDRAHGMVRTEVRCARCGSHLGHVFAGEGYATPTDQRYCINSISLRLAADEG, translated from the coding sequence ATGTCGTACGACGTCGAAAAGCCGGACGAGCAGTGGCGGGCCGAGCTGAACCCGGCCGAGTACTCCGTCCTGCGGCAGGCCGCGACGGAGCCGGCCTTCACCGGTGAGTACACCGACACCAAGACCGAGGGCGTCTACTCCTGTCGCGCCTGCGGTGCCGAACTGTTCACCTCCACCACGAAGTTCGAGTCCCACTGCGGCTGGCCCTCCTTCTACGACCCGAAGGACACCGACGCGGTCGAGCTGATCGAGGACCGGGCCCACGGGATGGTGCGGACCGAGGTGCGCTGCGCGCGCTGTGGCTCCCACCTCGGGCACGTGTTCGCGGGCGAGGGGTATGCGACGCCCACGGACCAGCGGTACTGCATCAACAGCATCTCGTTGCGGCTGGCTGCGGACGAGGGCTGA